The DNA segment AGTACAGCCATAAGTGCGAAATCTATTTTGGTATACCCAGTAGTTTCTACTAATAGAATGGACCATTTGCTTGGTATTAAAAAGATAAATAAGGCGAATAACGAGATAAATCCATGAACTGAAAAAATCGAAAGACCTTTCATTCGTAAGATTTCAAATAGTCCTACTGCTGCCATTGCATAAACGAGCAGTGTAAATGGAAGACCGCCTAGTACAACTATTGGAATGAATAGTCCGGCGGCGATCACACCTGTAATCATACGTTGTTTCAATTTGTATCTTCTCCCTTCAATCCTCCGTAACGACGATTTCGGTTTTGATAACTATCTATTGCATCTAGTAAGCAACTTTCATCAAAATCTGGCCATAAAGTATCAGTAAACCAAAACTCTGTATACGCCAGTTGCCACAACATAAAGTTGCTAAGTCGGACTTCTCCACTGGTACGAATGAGTAAGTCCGGTTCTGGTAAATCACAAGTCATTAAATGTTGCGAGATTAATTCTTCATTTACATCACTATATGTAAGTGTTCCTTCTTGTACTTGTTGCGCAATTTTTTGCATGGCTTGTGTTATCTCTGCACGGCTACCATAGTTTAAAGCAAAATTTAGTACTAATCCTGTGTTTTCTTTTGTTGCTTCCATTGCTTTGCGTATAGCATTTTGCGTGTAAAGAGGCAGGGTATCATTTTCACCCATCATGATTACTTTGACATTTTGCTCAATTAACTCCGGAAGATACGTGCCTAAAAACTCCTCAGGTAAGCGCATAATGAAGTCCACTTCAAGCTTTGGCCGTTTCCAATTCTCAGTAGAAAATGCATACACCGTTAGCGCACGTACACCTAAGTCATTAGCAAGTCGTGTAATTTTACGAACCGTTTTCATTCCCTCATGATGACCAGCAACTCGAGGAAGAGCACGTTTTTTAGCCCATCTCCCGTTGCCATCCATGATAATGGCAATGTGAGATGGAATACA comes from the Paenisporosarcina antarctica genome and includes:
- a CDS encoding isoprenyl transferase, translated to MLHKLIRRKAERQNQSLAERISRSKKECIPSHIAIIMDGNGRWAKKRALPRVAGHHEGMKTVRKITRLANDLGVRALTVYAFSTENWKRPKLEVDFIMRLPEEFLGTYLPELIEQNVKVIMMGENDTLPLYTQNAIRKAMEATKENTGLVLNFALNYGSRAEITQAMQKIAQQVQEGTLTYSDVNEELISQHLMTCDLPEPDLLIRTSGEVRLSNFMLWQLAYTEFWFTDTLWPDFDESCLLDAIDSYQNRNRRYGGLKGEDTN